The window aacttaacaaagtctaagtctttgtttcagtagaccggttgtgggcgtcgttcactttaaggtaacacggtcagttctgaactaagatgacgttggtgtggtataggatgatctaacagcgagacagtctttatgctatctcctgaaagacgaggtcttgtaaattattatttcttaatcaatgtacgttagcattgagcatacggtattgattatgcactattTTGACTtgccaaatggtgcgggtttttcgcaacccaataagcctggtatattgggtagtggtgattaatatctagcgttgctaggattgctattatgttgaatcgtgcgtgaggtgagtctcgtttgataacatcctcaagagaagcttgaaataaggttttattattcggaacctagctagttggagtttaattactctatgaataataaataagattttcttactgagtcctctcttggaatatataagatattaattaattaagtccatagcatacaataattaattaatggatgtttctatcttaagcgcgggaaataaatatcaagtaatggaaacccgaaatacttataatttcggatttggatggggagtgcaatattacttctgtagtggctgctcgtaatattccaattataagcttatattaaattgggtttaatttaattagttaaaagctaattggaggagtgttaggtttggtatactgaaaagcatgtttcgagcagtttcacgcgaatagaatcttgcttgaatacgtaaaactctacaatccacttttaacccgattcagtattattcgagcagtctcgcacgaatagaatcattattattattacattgtgtttgcttgtgcatttataagatgttttacaaacatttaaatgcaNNNNNNNNNNNNNNNNNNNNNNNNNNNNNNNNNNNNNNNNNNNNNNNNNNNNNNNNNNNNNNNNNNNNNNNNNNNNNNNNNNNNNNNNNNNNNNNNNNNNTTCTCACTTTTCACATGTTGCTTCATTTACATTCTTGCCTTCATCTCCACAATCTCCACTACCAAGTTGcattagagcactcccaatggtaCTGGCTAAAAGTCGGCGTTTTTTCGCCGTCTATCGCCGAGTTATCGCCGACCAATGGGAGATGTCGGCGATAATTTGGCGATTTTTCCTCCCGTTTTATCGCCAACCGGCAaaaaatcgccgaattatcgccgaccactgtgggcgataattcgcgataaatatatatatatatatatatatatatatatatatatatatatatatatatatatatatagggtcttgttaggttgagattatttagctaaattgagaaatgagatgcaatatgggccactaatccacaagattaacaaaatgtcaacaaatactatattatgtcaacaagggggtataattgtcttttcattaaattgtgtttgaaatcattttctaaaatcctctctAAAATTCTAGCTAcaaagtcttcaaatcttcaacattcaaatattcaaatcttcaaatcttcaacattcatatcttcaaatcttcaaatcttcaacattcaaatcttcaaatgttcaatattcatatcttcaaatcttcaaatcttcaacattcaaatcttcaaatcttcaacattcatatcttcaaatcttcaaatcttcaatattcatatcttcaaatcttcaaatcttcaatattcatatcttcaaatcttcaacatttaaatgttcaaatcttcgaatcttcaaatcttcaaatctcttcaatattcaaatcatcaaatcttcaaatcttcaacattcaataaaataacacttgtaattcacatatcaataccgagaatatcgaatgtcaacaactcgtattaaaatgtcaacaactaacaaataacacttacaattcacatatcaataccgagaatatcgaatgtcaacaacacgtattaaaatgtcaacaactaaaaaacaacacttacaattcacatatcaatatcgagaatatcgaatgtcaacaactcgtattaaaatgtcaacaactaacaaataatacttactattcacatgtcaatatcgagaatatcgaatgtcaacaactcgtattaaaatgtcaacaactaacaaataacacttataattcacatatcaataccgagaatatcgaatgtcaacaactcgtattaaaatgtcaacaactaacaaataacacttataattcacatatcaatagcgagaatatcgaatgtcaacaacaaacattatttatgtcaactacaatgtcaacaacaaactttatttatgtcaactacgatgtcaacaacaactttatttatgtcaactattatgtcaacaacaaatattttcatgtcaacgacgtatattatttatgtcaacaacaatgttttacttataattcatgtcaacaataatgttttacatataatttatgtcaacaacatttttcataaaatttataccaacgatctatataattcatgtcaacaacaaacgttattatgtcaacgagctatataattcatgtaaaaaataaacattttcatgtcaacaacttatataatttatgtcaacaatactattttaggcaatatcacaaacaccttATCTACACAACTCAAAAATTCCAGCAACATAATCGAATTAAAAACtgcatccatatatttcacaaatttcatcGTACAATTAAACACACGCAAATTTAAATCTACAAATATTGACAAACACCAAACCCAGCATGGCTCCGaacaaatacacaaaaaatacaaccTAAACTCAACCCTTCTCACCATCACCCACAGCTCCATCTCATCCACAACTCCCACACCTTCCACAACATGACTCTCCACATCTTTCTCCAGCAAACTATTGCTCATTTTCAGTTCTCATTATCCTAAAACAATTACAAAGTCCTAAACATTGAAATTCATCAATTAAGCAGCAGAGATCAATGTTGAGGGGAAAATAACATACGAGAAATTCATCAATTGAGCCGTGAGATCATACTAAACTTTGAAATTCATCCaaaatgcaaaacaacaaaagcCTAATTAACAGAGCAATCGCCTCCAAATTTACCGATTAGATGCAATaagcaatcaaatcaaatcaaaatcttcGTATTCCAATTGAATTTCCAGTAGATTTTACAACATATCcaacaatcacaatcacaaaatAACTGCTTACAGGATAATCGAGCGATTAAATCGATCAATCACCAACTCGTCGAAGGCGTTTCATGATCGTGATcgcacttataattcacaacTGCGGCGTCGTCTCCAATCCTACTCCGACGCGCCGCGGGATCTCACGCATGGCGGATCCCTCGCTGATCAAGGAGATCAAGCAGGCGTTGTCAATTCCTATAATGGCGAAGGCGCGCGTCGGCCATTTCGTGGAGGCGCAGATTCTGGAGCAGATTGGGGTCGATTACATCGACGAGAGCGAGGAATTGAGGATCGCCGACGAGAATCACTTCATGAACAAGCACAATTTCGGAGTGAAGTTTGTGTGCGGCTGCCGCGATTTGGGGGAGGCGCTGCGGTGGGTAAGAGAGGGCTCCGCCATGATCCGGACGCAGGGGGAAATCAAGGGGTTTGGGGAATGTGAGCCGGCGAGATTGGCaaattataatgatattaccattatgccctttcataataaattaatctaaaaatattatttgtgtggcaaaatctggaccactcatttaataaaaatgagtggctgatattgcatctcatttctcaattactctaaaaaatctcaattgatcatgaacctatatatatatatatatatatatatatatatatatatatggatgtgttaaaatgacaacccctcttaaaaaaataacataccaccattccaagccaatcatttgtacacgcggacgaataatcagctgccatgtggcaatcataaaaaattcgcAAGGGTAAATTTACGCGGACTGCAacatccaatacgctagacttCAATATCCAATACTCTAGACTGCAAGGTGACGCGgcctgcaatatccaatacgctagactacaatctatagattgatgTAGATTGCAGTCcagcgtttatactattgcagtctagcatatataatattgcagtctagcgtggtgtcacagtgtcattttaagagtattttcattttaacgCATCCcttatatagggatgtattcatatcatttttctaattattgttctttttccttcttaatcctagccccacgattttgatGATCTAATGGACGAAAATTAAGcagattttgattatttaaattattaaaataataggaAAAGGTTAATTTAGGTATAGGAATAATTTTCAGATATGGTATCTTCCATGATTTCCTCCCTCAAATCTCACGCATAATCTCTCCCTCAAATCTCACGcatatttctctttcttctctttcatcgtTTATTATTCTATCATTCTCCATTGAAGACAAACGATATTCTACACAGTCTAGCCGAAATCTTCATCGTATTTTTATCCTAGAACAAAACCGCTTATATTGGAGTAGTCGTGCATAATTTTCATTATCTTTAccaatggaagaaggtaatttAAGTATTTCGTATGATGATTACAGAACTGATTTGTTTATGTAAATATCGTTTTGGTGGAGTTGTCGTTCATTGCATTGAGGTTTTATGAGCGTTTTGGTTTATTTGTGTTATTCAATTTCAGGTTTTTGTGTTTAGATTTGTCGTGTTTGAATGTATTGGCCGAGTTTAATTTATTCCCCAAGGGTTTAGCAATCATTggggctagggtgtagtaTTAGGTTAAGTCGACGAGTTTGTAGAAAATATAATGTACGGATATTAAAGTATAATGCATTCTTTCTGATAAGTAATGTACGATATATGTCCTATAATTAATAGATTTTCTCAtatgttttttattatgattttatggATAGTGTTCGTTATACCTGAATGTTCTCCGGAATTGAAGCCGGTTGTCGGTCAGAAGTTCCAAACACTAGATTTTGGTTTCGCCTTTTACGACGTGTATGCCCGGGCTGTTGGTTTTGGTACATTATATGCACAGTAACAATGCATTATTGTTCAGTTTTTTGTGCTTATTAGCTACAATAACTTATTGTTTTACGCAATAGTATCTATATACATTAATGTTTACATATATTACATTATTACTATGTTTTTGTCCATTATCATTAGTACAGTTGTACATTATATTAAACGAATCACATAACATAATGTACACAATTAGTACTGTTAAGGGCATTATTGATCACATTACATATAATAAAGTGCGAGTAGTACTATAAAGTgcattattcattaaattttatacattattatttacatttcatacataattatttcatttttagccATTATGTTGGATATTTGATGATCAAATTATGTTGATTAATGTCATTCTCATAATTACCAAATTTGTTCATTTATACATTATGTTATTCTTATAATACATTATTAATGCCAAATTATACATTATAAGTTAATTTTCATCCATTATGTAGATGTAAGATAATCCTATAATCACATAATGCGAAAATAGACACCCGATTTCCACCAATTCATAACACTTTATATTGTTCACAACTAGCTAAGCAACAAGTTCGGTATTTTCActtccaattcctttacagcTTCTTTCTGCCTAGGAGTCAGACTTTGTAAAGTATTAATTCtgtcttctcttcttctcccttttatattaagttaattattttgggccaGACCAGAGATCTATGGAGGATTGGATTGGGCCACAGTTCAGGctttcactaattaaattaaaactaatttaattcaagcccaaacttaaatattattatcatccactatagatataatattgactgcccgtcCAAACCGAAATTACGAGTATTCCGGGACTtcctctttaattaaatcatttcccgtgttaaagatataaatatccattaattaatatcaagtCTGCTATctgacttttattaattaatttctttttccaagagtggTCTAGTTtagaaacattatttattattcatggaataaattccaactggccagttttctgaataataaaacctttttctaaacacctcttgaggatattatcagaCTGGCCTCTcccagcacacgattcattgcaataacaatactagcaccacTTAGACATTAATGATCACTACCCAATCtatcaggattcttgggcAACGAAATACCctcaccatttgataagtcaaagtcgTTTTCAATTAAtgtcgtatgctcaatgttatgtcaacaatgattaagaaatgacaatcaccgagacctcgtctttcagtaaatagccaagaaagacttatctcactgtttgatcctttcagtgctataccacaccgaCGTCGTTCATTTCCTTAGGTAAGGAAATTTTCGGACTGACGtcgcaacctttcacgataggtagtcaaagtctatctaggttgtgaaacatttttcttacTGCAAGAACCGACAAGTTACCTACTGTGAACGCCGCTCACAACTCGTCTACTGTGCAGAAGACTTAGACTCATTTTGCTTAAACTATGTATTTAAATGGAAAACATATTTCAACATCTCATAAATACATAAGTAACCCATAAGCAAAACacattgtaaaaaaatattctttctcattaaatggtaaaaatggatAGAAGAGTTATTACATATACAAGCATACGAAAGATGCTTTTCCAGTATACTAAACTCTAACAAGagcggcggctagggttttcGCCAGTTTAGAAACGGTGGAGAATGGGGTTGATGGGATGgaatgagagagagggggTAGACGAAAGGTTTCAGAAAATCCCGCTTAATTATTGGACCTTCCGTTTTGAAACGCGTTACAGCCAATATGTTTTTACTCTTATACCCTAACATATTAGtacaaataatgcaacacgggatCAGTTTACCCAATTTAATCTAGTCCATCCATTCCCTCAATctagtggatgagattaagaaggaaatagacaCTTTGGGGGCAAAAGGACCCTAAtgctcccatatatatatatatatatatagagttgtgatcaatgtcgaaccattCTTAAGggccgaactagagaccaaattagggccttccattttcttaatcttgtggctaggattaatttacaatttatttttaattaaaacttgcTGAGGGgtattttaggaaattaattattaacatGCAAAACGTTATTCTCTTCGTCTCAATTCTCACACAATGTTTACACAATTCTCGCAATTCACGATCTGCCATCCACGATCTTCAATCAAGTTCTTCAATTCGTCGATCGCGTTCAATTCTTCAATCAAGTTCTTCTACAATCTCCCTCAATCTGCCTTCCACGATCTTCTTCAATTTACGATCTGCCTTCAATTCACGATCGCGTTCTACTTTAGTTCACGATCTGCCTTCAATTCACGATCACGTTTTGCTTCAATTTGGCAATATTCTGACTCTCATGGAGAATATCGACGGATTAGGATCTACATCAACAAATTCCGCGGTTGAAGACGAATTAGGATCTACTTGAACTGGATCTACATCGATCAATGATGGATCGATTATGGATGATCTTACTAATCCAGGAGGATCTCTTTTTTATACGGATTCAGATTCAGATTTAGAGCCAGAATCAGATAATACCACAGTTGAAGGTTCGTGACTTTTTCCAATTGAGCaatgtgtaattttttatgtttttcatgTTTGTAGTGTAAACatattaataatgaagtaaatggtCAAAAAAATGAGCTAAAAACTACGTTGGAACGTTGGAACGCTGATCCATGAGCTTAAAActaatgaagtaaaacaaattttttccATGTTTGTAGTGTATGTGCGATATGTACTCATAATGAACTAAACTTTGGTTATTCTGAAGTAATAACAAGTAAAACTGAACTTCTGTTCTTGTTGAATATTAAATGCTGATATTATTGTAGTGTATATGCGATTTGTACTCATAATGAAGTAAAGTTTGGTTATCCTGaagtaataaaaagtaaaactgAACTTctgtttttattgaatattaaatgttGATATTATTGTAATGTATATGCTGACTTGTTTGCACATTAGaatgaactacatattctttttaatgaagtaataaattgataagatgaagtaataaactatgataatgaagtaatataattgATTTGCTTATACAGTTAGGTTTATTaccaaaatgaagtaataaaacatgacaatgaagtaataaattgataagatgaagtaatataaatgatatgtTTTCCTATTAACTATAATCTAGTTAGTATTaagtattgaattcatataatgaagtaataagttatgataatgaaataatataaatgatcaGTTTATACAGtaggttttattactaaaatgaagtaataatacataataatgaagtaaatcacagtaaaaatgaattaataaactattataatgaagtaacatctttaactgatgtgttgtttgcacat is drawn from Salvia hispanica cultivar TCC Black 2014 chromosome 6, UniMelb_Shisp_WGS_1.0, whole genome shotgun sequence and contains these coding sequences:
- the LOC125195052 gene encoding pyridoxal 5'-phosphate synthase subunit PDX1.3-like, which encodes MADPSLIKEIKQALSIPIMAKARVGHFVEAQILEQIGVDYIDESEELRIADENHFMNKHNFGVKFVCGCRDLGEALRWVREGSAMIRTQGEIKGFGELFVIPECSPELKPVVGQKFQTLDFGFAFYDVYARAVGFGTLYAQ